The sequence TTCTGCTCCATGATATGCGTACTCCATGGAGCTTGAAGGCTGTTCGTTCGTTTTAggctcttctctctcttttcttttctttctttttcctttctgcTCCCTCCCTTCTTTCCTGTTTTCCCCTGTCCCTCCCTTTCATGGACTGGTCATGCGAGGTCCTTATTCCGATGCAGCTTGCCACCGATTGTATACTCCTTTCGTGTGTCTGGCTGCTGTGCTGTTTGTTGCATTTTCTGTTGCTCCTTTGATCACCGATTATGTATTCGTATAGCGCTACGTTTTCCTTGCTACCTGGCCGGGCTCTGTTACTCCGTTCGGTGGTACGTTGTACTGTATTGGTCTGATGTTTACTGATTTCGGTACCGTcttatcttttgttttttgtccgtgccttttcttttgtttgttatgaaaattcaataaaatttcaagtgataaaatatttctataagagtatttaagtgttgtctgctcccagaccacaaatgcggaaagggttaattgcatcattgtatttctgtaggatcttttgttaaaatgttggcaattgtgcattacttaaagtattattaccagttgttctaagtgaaataactgaaatataggccaaacttttggttaattttctttgacctgtttctttaataaagagcttctctgtgaaaactgaacatgatacttttttttgtgcggaaattgtacatacacacacacatacatttaccgtattggctcggatataggccgcccccgtatataggccgcaccctaaaagtttggtgcttttttaaagaaaaagttttttttctttaaaaaagcaccaaaaaaaaaacatgctgccactctgtcccccccccgatatgctgccgctgtcctccctccccgcgatacgctgccgctgtcctccctccccgcgatacgctgccgctgtcctccctccccgagatccgctgccgctgtcctccctccccgagatccgctgccgctgtcctccctccccgagatccgctgccgctgtcctccctccccgagatccgctgccgctgtcctccctccccgcgatacgctgccgctgtcctccctccccgcgatccgctgccgctgtcgcctctgccccccccctcctcgacttaccggagcagactcccgggtgtcttgcggggccggcgagagacatctacgcaatacgcgtatgcaacttccggtaccggaagttgcatgtgcgtattgcgtaaatgtctcccgccggccccgcaagacacccgggagtctgctccggtaagtcgggggtgggcagaggtaaaacgcttagataacctcccgtgccggcacccccccccccgtgggaagtgctggcaggggaggctgtctgagcgtatcggggagaaggatgcaggtcccctgcaccgctgcgggggatctgtatcttaaccccgctgcctgcccggcgcccgggactgcatgtcccgggcgtcgggcgctagagcccgaatataggccgcacccccactttaaaaacttaaagtgggggaaaaaagtgcggcctatattcgagccaatacggtatataaaatttgccatgaacaattcccagtttactgaacaagaatataccctaccagtaaaactgctatcccccccagatttttaggggttcctacgcccatgactgagggttaatttaataaagttaactaaaggtgcagttagaggtaaagcaaTCTAAAGGTGGACAatctaaggggaatctaaatcctgggggcagtgaagattattaatgtatttatttataaaagtgtggtgtcagtgatattctctgaatggttTGAATCTCTGAACGATTCTCTTCCTTCAGTGACATCgctagagtaggcaggcaggagggttcattgaccctaatgaaaggggcggggccaaacgTTAgtttgactgcagggagggactgggcaaaagattcggatcatgaatcggatcatttcaatgaccgactcgaaatgatccgattcactttactgatccgaacttCGCATCATTGCTTTGGggtatatgaagggttaatcccttcttagcaattaagctttcagaGGCAAGGGAGATGTCTACAGTGGAGCTACTCACGGCTCTCTCTCAGTGATTATCAAATTCATTAATACGCTCCCCAGACCATTTGCCAGCTACACGATCATCACACAGCTGAGGGATTCCCGGCTTCTGCCACATTAATTTGCGGTAAACCACAATTTCTTATGCAATGCTGCCACCGTGTGGTAGCACTTGCCCACCCACCTTTCTTGAGAACCATATTTATCCATTTAAGTGCTGGCAGCTTTGCCTCGAATTTTAACCCTGAAACGGacggagggggagggggggcggtAGGGTGTATGATGTAGCTTGTATGGTGTTTAGCCACCGTTAAGCTCAGCAACTAAACATCGGGCTGAAAAACTGCAGTGGAAAGCAGTTGCCTATAAAGAAGTTTGCAGCAaatttatagcaagacagatatAGCTTGTTCCAGAGATTATGGGTGGCTCTGAAAAGAGCCTTTGGTGGTGTTGGCTAATTGCCCTGCGGTTACCGATTACCGCACTCACTTGCTCTTGGCAGGCTTGTGGCTCTCGGTCTTCTTGGGCAAGAGCACCGCCTGGATGTTGGGTAGAacacctccctgagcaatggtgaCCCCTCCGAGCAGCTTATTGAGCTCCTCGTCGTTACGAACAGCGAGTTGCAGGTGGCGAGGAATGATACGGGTCTTTTTGTTGTCGCGTGCAGCGTTACCAGCCAGCTCCAATATCTCAGCAGTCAGATACTCCAACACCGCTGCCAGATACACGGGTGCGCCGGCTCCTACTCTCTCGGCATAATTACCCTTGCGAAGAAGCCTATGCACACGGCCGACAGGGAACTGCAGACCAGCTCGGGAAGAACGTGTCTTCGCCTTAGCACGAACCTTTCCACCTTGTTTTCCTCTGCCAGACATACCTTGACTCAACAAATGACCGCGCAGATACTTGGCAAAATAGTACGTTACAAAAAAACGCCGCTCACTTACCCAGCTATTTGTAGCTTCCCCCGTGACGCTATTCGTCACTGATTGGTTCCTTTTCAAAACAGCCAATCGGCTGGAAATAGTCTGAGACACCAATCGGTGTAGGCACTGCGGTTTATGGGCGGCCGCATCTTCACACGTGACAACCTCATCGAATCGGAAGCGAGACAGCAGAACGGCCTTATTTGCATTCGGTGCCTATAAAAGGAAGGGCCCAGCGCAGTAACACTTCAGTATTCGTCACGTTTTCTTGTGTTCCGTGTTGAAAGGAAAGCAGACGCGATGCCTGATCCAGCGAAATCTGCGCCTGCTCCGAAGAAAGGCTCTAAGAAAGCCGTTACGAAGACCCAGAAAAAAGATGGGAAGAAACGCAAGAAGAGCAGAAAGGAAAGCTACGCGATTTATGTCTACAAGG comes from Spea bombifrons isolate aSpeBom1 chromosome 11, aSpeBom1.2.pri, whole genome shotgun sequence and encodes:
- the LOC128468933 gene encoding histone H2A type 2-B-like is translated as MSGRGKQGGKVRAKAKTRSSRAGLQFPVGRVHRLLRKGNYAERVGAGAPVYLAAVLEYLTAEILELAGNAARDNKKTRIIPRHLQLAVRNDEELNKLLGGVTIAQGGVLPNIQAVLLPKKTESHKPAKSK